GGACGGGCGCTGCATCTGCCACCGCGTCCACCTCAGCCAGCACACCGGGTTCCGCAGCCTCGCGGGCGCGCTCCGCCGCATGTTCGTCGACACggacgccgacgacgacggcgaggacCACGGCCTCGACCTCTCCAACGCCGTGCCGGGCCACGTCGTTGCCTACGAGGACATGGAggacgacctcctcctcgctgGCGACCTCAACTGGAAGTAATAATAAACGAGTGATCAACTCCCAATTACAAATTCCTACGCCATATAATCTTTCCGCCATTcgaaaaatacaaaatttaacttttttttttgctaaaccTCACGATTAGATTTTTGCCATGCTTTGCCAGGGATTTCGTCCGTGTCGCGAAGAGGATCCGGATCATCCCAGTGAAGCCATCGAGACGAAGGAAGCAATGTGGAGGGCTTAACAATTAGCTGCGCATGATTAATCATCATCACGTGTAATTAGTTATACCACACCTCTACTCTATTCTACTGCTGTGCTTCTACTGTGGGTCTCCTCCGTTTGTGTCTCCCCTTGTAGTGTTAAAGCAAATCAAGTTCTCGTCGCGGTCGATGTGTCAAGCAACTCAGTCAAATAACAGTTGTACGTGTGTGCAGCTCTCCGTGTCAACTCGTGACCCAAGTGTACCGTATCGCTCTCTCCCACGAGCCATGTCCTGTCCTTGACCTGATGATCAATCGAGTCGATGTGTTTGTTCTCGAAAGCGTTGGTTTGCTTGCTCGCCTCCGTCTTCGTGTGATGATTGGATTGGACCTGCCGATCGATGCAGTGATCGAACAACTGACTGACTGACTCCGTCGTGGTGGACAGTTGGGGTCTCCCTTTTGACGCCAACGCCCGCTTGCGTTGCGACTTCGCGAGCAGCGCCGGAAACAGTGAAACGGATTCACGTTGCCATCGCATCGTATCAGTACGGTACGGCGCGCGGCGTGAGCCATGGTTCGCGTGAAATCAAAGGCAAAGAAAACATTTCGTTTGGTTCAGTGTCGATCGCTAGTTGGCCGTCGCGGACGCAGCGAAGCCATCAAGGGGAAGGGAACTAATCTTCTTCTTTCACCatcttatctcttttttttctccttatcTTGCAAAAATAGAGGAGGGGCCATAGGAAAGTGATAGCCGGTAGAGGGGGCATGACCCCAGATCCGCCGCTGCTAGCTGGTTTAGTCAGCATATGCAGCACGCCGACGAGGATGACGAAGACGTGGTCGCGAGATTCACAGACGCGCATGCAGATGATAGCCGATGAACCGGAATGGATGGCGACAGCCGACAGGGAGCCGTGGAGCTAGATCCCGGAGGAATGGCTGTCATCAACAGCTAGCGAGTAGCGTACCATCACTGCGTTACGTCGATGCGTCCCTGCCGCCATTATTTTCCCGGCAAAAATATAATGTAGCTGGGAGATAGTACAATGTGAAGACGATGGATCTGACGCGATGAATTGAAGGAATCGGATTTGCCACTGCTCGCTTGGTCAGCATGTTGGGCACGCGTCTGACAGCGCCACGAACATTGGAGCCGGGCCGGCGTAGGTGGCGGCCGGACTAAAAGCTAAGCAACGGATCGATATTCAGAGGAGTCAGTGCCGCGTTTAAAGTTGGGACTTGGAGATGTCATGACGCATGAGCTAGCTAGATGACTGCGAGCAGAACCATGCCGGAATTCGCCCGTGTTTTTAGTCCCCAGCCCAGTCGAGAGTCAATTTTGGAGGCCAGCAGAGAGTGAAGTCATTTGCTGATTTAGATGCAGGAATTCGACGCGAAGTGGTGACAGGTTCTCCATCTCCATGCGCGCGTCCGGAAATGAGCATTTTCAACTGGTTAGTGCATCATCTTAGGTGTACATTACAGCGTCAAGGATTCAAACCAAAAGCATTTTTGTTTTTGAGCTGGGATCCGAGCCATGTTGTCAGCCTGTACATGCAATCAGCGGGAGTAGgacttgaattttttatttttttttaatatttgcaaaagtatATGCGCatttaaaaatattctacatcTAGCCGATacatttaaaaataaagatgtcGTACTTCTAACGAACGACagcatgaaaaattaaaaaaatattacgttttattgctctcaaaattcaaaacattatcgaaatagtcataatttttttaaaaaaaatgtatatagTAGAGGGTACTATAATCTAcctctcaaaaaaaatcaactcaagccaatacttttacaatgagaaacaaaaaagataaatttcattatacaaatcatatttttgtttgaaatttttttaagaactagaacatagtatcctctacaacatacatttttatataatttttaataactatttctatagttttttaaaatttaataataATAGAACGCAatattttttggcttttttattttttaaaggtgcaaatattggaaaataaaataaaaaataaaatagattcCGTAGGACTTGCTTTGCCATATGACCCGACAGTCCAGGTGTCACGCGGCCCACGCCAACTAACTGGACTGCCCAGGGAGCGTACTTTCGCAAGGCGTGGCCCATGACCAAGCGAGATCCTTCGTTGCATTCTGTTCACTGTTCAGTATTTACAACCAATAATAATTCACCTtcccaaacaaacaaataattCACCGGGCCTTcgtctaaaaataataattctcCGAGCATAGTCTGCACAAAGTCCGCATCCACTTTCAAATTCACGACTTCACCGAGCAGATTTGATAACATGGGTTAAAAAGAAGATGAGATAGTTTTCCTCAGAGAAAATGAGAGAATTTGAAAGAGGATGGTCAGCCGCAAGCGTGTGTAAGGTTGGTGTTCATCTGATTCTGAATACAGGAGATCGGCCTTCTGTCCATGATGACTGACGAAGATTGTAATTGCGTCAGAATTCAGAAATGCATACCGATCGAGTGACTGGTCTGTGCTGAATGAAATTGTGTGTAGCAGACGTGTTTCCACTCTCCCAAACGATCCAGAGGCAAGAACCATACGGTTGTTCAAAAACAGGGCCGACGATTGAGTTCGAATCTCTCACGACATGCTTGCTCTGACTAGTCGTGTTTTGTTATGACTCTTAATTCTGGAATGGAGAATTATTGATGTGGTTTATGCAGAGTGTCAATTGCACCGATAGATCAATTTATcaccctttttttctttctcataACAGTCAGGGCAAAGCCGAAGCGGACAATATAATTAAGAATATCCAATACCTAATCTAGTCTAAGTGTAATAATTAGGCAATCTGCTGTATTTACACGAAACCTACTTTACTATGCTTGGATATTTCGTATATGACCATCGTGTTATCCCAATTCAGAAATTGCACGTCTCGTGCATAACTTTCCAATTGCAGTTTACTGCAAATTTGATTTCCTTTCTTTATTTCATTTGGACTCTTATCTTCCGAATCAAAATACAGTACGAGAAAGCGGATGCAATTTAAGACACAGAGTGTCCAACAAGGCACGTAGGGCCAGTTTGGTTTGTGACCGTAGTTTGCTATAATTAAGGTTAGCTATATGTCAGAGTAGTGGCATGCTAATTTTGCGATAAAATTGAGCTATTTGGTTTGCTATCATGTATAAGGATCGGTGATATTCTAAGAGACGGAtaaattaggacatttaaaattttaaatggcatcaaaaactttacaagataaacgtTGGAGCTTCACCTGTGGTATCGATGAAATAAATATCACCCTATTACACGTTAGAGCTTTACCGAGGATATGCTTCTAGTCGCTAAGACTttcggtcacagctcttgagccacaaagCCACCAAATCAAGATCTCAAACTATATgagccacaaagacaaggtATTATCACTAGCATCACTTTCGGTCACTTATtgtcatcttcactttggagcttgagccatcaagatAGGTGTCTCCGCGTCCCTGTAGAAGTTTCTTGTCGCCACTCTacatcaagtcggagggtcaacaagcttgagtcgTCAAGATCCAAGGTGCCGACGAATCATAAAGACTCTAGGATTTTAGTGTACCACTTAGTACactctaggatcactccttgatccactatcTAGACAGCAATATctagcaataactctctctaggtctattagcactaatcactatataatcttatgcttaattatctttgatgatcacttttaagtattttggtggctttGATGCCTTCTAAAGTGTATGTGACCTTCTCTAGACTTCAGCACCTTCAAATATCCGAGTGGGTGATATTTATAGTATCAAATCTGTCAACTAGTCGTTGCCCCCACGGCTCATAGAAAttatgaacaccgaatgatccggcaTCAACAGAGGTAtaagcaccagatcatccggtgtgtatattctcagaaactagccgttgggaCTCCACTCAGAACCATCTGTGAACATTGGATATTCCAGTGTGTtcttcacttcatcatcggaccatttGACGTGTTGTCTTGAGCCCGATCGAGCCACTAAAATCTTATCTGCAAGAATTTCTCTGGTGTGTTGAACTTCTATGtgttggactatccggtgcattGACCTTGAATCTTCAACACTTGGAACCTTCTTTGTAATAAATCATAAGTCAAAATCAACAGTTGTAAGGACATTCTGAGTTATAATAGACTTTCTATCCTTAAACATGTCTTGCATGTGTGAAGGGACAAATGATGGTAAATGAGTATAATACAAGGCTCCTATGCAACCCTAAGACAAGATAAATGATGTTTCATTAGTCTAATACATCACTCACCTAAAATTGAGAAAGAGCTAGCTAAAGGAGTTTCATGATTATTGTACCTCAAAGTAAGGGTGAAATTTGCTTGGATTACTTATGATCTTTAGATGTGTGTCAATGATTATGATGTATATGAGTTCTCTAGCAAGCAGCACAAGTGCATCTAGAACGACATTGAAGTACATACTAACTGTAGTTCCATTATACAAACGATGTAGTCGTATTTCTCGTGAAATGTTTCTACTCGATATGGGGCCATATGTAATACTTTCTCGCTCACTCTTTCGCAATTCAGTCAAATACGAGTAACTGGCTAGGCACAAGGCAAGAGTAGCGAGTAACCTTTTCCTCCACATGTAGTAGTGATACCAGTAACTATAGTAATAATCAAAGAGTAGCTACTATCTGTTCTCCATCTAGAAATAGAAAATgttatgagaaaaatta
This genomic window from Phragmites australis chromosome 7, lpPhrAust1.1, whole genome shotgun sequence contains:
- the LOC133923691 gene encoding auxin-responsive protein IAA33-like: MSGGGGASASASASFEQHPKRRPPAPGPSDQQQQRKLLKLSVQEDDVAAGVVPPVTVVLDGRCICHRVHLSQHTGFRSLAGALRRMFVDTDADDDGEDHGLDLSNAVPGHVVAYEDMEDDLLLAGDLNWKDFVRVAKRIRIIPVKPSRRRKQCGGLNN